The following is a genomic window from Nicotiana tabacum cultivar K326 chromosome 3, ASM71507v2, whole genome shotgun sequence.
TCTATTTTGTCTTTTAACTTTATATTTGCATGTAATAGATATGCTAACAAATGTTTTATTCTTGAAGCCCAAGTTCTTCTTTAAGACAACCGAGTCAGTTGCGCGGCAACATGTTTATAAATCTATTGGAAAGAAATGGGCTGCAAATAAGCTTAACTTGTGGAGTGCATATGAAAACCCACTTAAAAGTAGAGCTGAGATTATTGATAATGTGCCGGATGGAGTTCCGCGGTATCAATGGATTTCTTTTGTTGATTACCAGTATAAAGAAGCAAAAGTAATATGCGTAAGTTTCTGCGAATTCTTAGCTTATCTCAAAAAAAGAAATCATGAGGAATAAGGAGTAAGCTAGATAACTAAAACAGGATAATGTTGGTCTTTGTATCGGAAAACCTGATCATTTGAGATCACAAACGTATTGAAAGACTTATTGCATGCCTTATAGAAACTTGTCATCAGCCTAAACAAGTGAATTAGCTAACTCTGTCCATTTCCTATATCACTTCTTCTATTTCATATCAGTCATAGGAAATTCAGTACCCTGCTTTTCCATTCTTACTCATGGTGATTCTCATTATTTGTCAACTATCAATTTGAACTCTAACAGCCAACTTACTCAAACAACTTTATGGAAAAGGGATCCAAGAAATGTCTTTTTACATATTTCATGCTTCACAAATTGGACCCAAACTAAAAAACATACtaaaaatatttctcaagaatcaattggcaaaagttgagtTTTGTATTGGTTTACATATTCCTATTGGTTTAATTAGTCTCTTTACATATTCCTATTGGTTTAATTGTAATAATGAGTTTTGTATGTGTAGGAAAATATTGAGTTAGCTTTGAGCCAAAGCACCATGGACGAATCTCAAATTTTTCCAAATGATGTCGTTGGTAAGGTGCTAGTAAAAGAGCACTCTGGAAGGGTGAGGTACTTGAGATTAGGACCTGCCCCCAGTAGAGTTTTTAAACAAGTAAGACCTCGTTTTGGTGGTACAAGTGCTTCAAGTAGTGAAGGTTCATGTTCGTCCCAATGCCAACAGAATCATATTCAAATGATGAATGCTCACAATCAAATGATGAATGCTCTCAATCAAATGATGAATGCTTTCAAGACATATATGATAATGAAAGAAGGGACAATACCAAAACAGTTTGCGGGGTTCTTTACTTCTCCTTCGATTGTTTCTCCCACAACAGTAAGTaaagttcttcaattttttcaacttaaatttgTTTGTTTGCAAAGATAGAGTGGCTTAGGTTAGTCCTATTTTTGTAGAACCTAGAGTTACTGCATTGTCTGATTTGGgcataattttataaaattaggaGCATAATGTGTAATATATCTGCACAAACATCTCTTTTCTCAGTCCTTCTAATAGCTATTTAGCATTCTTCTTATAGCTAATTTGATATAATAGTGTGTACATTCGAGGGAAATATCTGTACTATTTCCAAGCTTTGTAATGATTGGTATATGGAAGGTGATAATTGCAAATTATATTCTGCCGAATGTGGACTGGTTATCAAGAATTTGTGAGATTATATAAGGATAATGAACTAACATAATTACTCAATTTAAGAGCAGTAGCACGGATGATATTATTGTTAGTATACGCATAGGATAAAAACTCCTAGAAGTTTGAGTACTAATATAATTATCCAAGAGATTGAGACTATaaattatgtgtgtgtgtgtgtgtgtgtatatatatatatatatatatatatatatatatatatatatatatatatatatatatatatatatatatagttttgcACGAGTTGAGTAGTTTTCAGGGACTATAGCTTAGGTAGAAATTAAATAACTACGTTAAATAATGGGAAGGTACTTAGACACTCCTAATATAAGCTTTGCCTACACCAAAAGGACAAACGTATTCACCCTCTTTTACTTTGAATTACCTTTGTGAGAATAGCTAGAAGTACACAAAGACTACTCTTTAGCTAATGGAAGCAAACAATATTTtactgtcattttccctcaccttGGAATTAACCATATGGTTGTCAAaccaagaaagaaaaaagggaaagccAAGATTGATGGAATAGAAATAAACCatgaaacatgaaaaaaaattagattcaaaaaccaaatttaaacacaaaacaTTCACTCCAACATTCTAACTCCAACCACCTAACTATATTGTCACAATTAATTATCTAAGACAACTACAATAAAATCAACGGTTGTCACTAGAATTATTATCACCGCATGATCTTCTTGCGCCCATGAGCGAAAGGGGTCCATTGTACATATCACTTGGCTGcataaaaagaaaaagcaaagtaTAAAAATTCTATAAGAGGCGAAAACGTgcatttctaaaaataaattgaatttcaTAAATTTCAAGGAATAAAAGGTTAAAATGTGAAAAGTTAGGGGGAACAAACAACCCCACACAAATGCAAGTTGGACATTACCgtaataagaaataaaataaaaagatgttTAGTTACTACTGTATATGTAAAGCAAACATGAAAATATAATCTTATTTGATCTCAAGCTCAACTTTTATTGCCTAGGTAAGCATGAAGCAGGATCATTATGTTAGCGATTTCGGGGAGATTATTTTCTATCAGACTGATCCACACATCTTCCGATCTGCTCCAAAGGATGAATGACTGAGAAATAGAAATCAAAACAATCTCATTAACTAGTTTCACAAACTTGGTATTAGCTATAGTTTTATAATTACATAATGTTGACAATTTAGTTTTAAAGACTAATAATATTTTATGGTTTTATGATATGTTAAATTTCTCTtaactttaaaatttttttttttttgctttgatAATGATTTACAGCTTAATTAGTGATTTTGTCAATAATATATGAATTCAAAAAATTTAATGAATTCAAGGTTATGACTGCAGGTGCTGCAATTCGCAATTgaaaattattttagaaatattaaaattttagatttgtgGGGGTCAACTGCCGCGAAGTAACCGCCGCTACTTAGTTCTGGCGGTCGGCAAAAAACTGCCGCACTTGATTGCGGCGACTCTTACCGTGGGGGTTTTAGCGACTGCCGTACCAACATATTGCGGGGGTTTTTAACCGCCGCAAATCTTAAAAATAACCCCGCAATTAGGCCCTTTTTTTTTGTAGTGTTTGTTGAATATTAGGTAGCTACTCTTATTAATATGCAAAGGTGAAAGAAACCATCGCCTTTGCCATGTTCATTATTTGTTCGACAATATGGTTTAAAGAAGGAACAAGGAAAATATTATCGTCGCTGACTAGGTGCAAGTAGTGGATATATGAAAAAAATTTCTAATTTATGACTTATATATTGCCTCTTAGAAGTAAGGTTTAGTATGAATGCATCAAAAAAGAGTTTTACATTTCACTCAACAAATATtcagttacaaaaaaaaaaaatagccaaaatacaTAGTGACCATAATATTTACATGGCAGATTTTAATAGATGTATTTGGTAAATAAATTTCAGATAGAGGTATATTATATAACACATGAGATAGTCATTAAGAATCCATATTACTCTAGGAGTTCGTGTTTACTGTTCTTGAGATCCAAGTCATAGGATATGAGAAATATCCGAAGGATCGGAACGAAGTTCCGTGTTTGATTGATTTTTGATTTTGGGTAATATATAAAATTGATCGGTCGGCCAAAATTACTTGCATTCCACTAGccaaaagtatataaaatatgtatatttttatataatacacatatatatataaaaagatatatattttgttgactattatttttgaaagcGGCTATAAATATTTCTCTTTGATTTTCCGGTAGGATTGTGCTTTTCCCGTAGGAAACCAAATACCGTACTGCGGAGAACCTTAAGAGGGAGAATAAAAAAGCGGACATCAACTCATATTTGCATGAAAAAGTATACAAGATAGCCGGTATAAAGATAATACTcggaaaaatatatattttatatatattaatgtaatattcatatttatatataattggtgtatcttttttttatattttgctaGCGAGCGTAATTATTTTTGGTTAATCCACCAAATATGTAACTTGCCCTATTTAAATCCCTGATATAGTCCTATTACTATTTTTtgatagttatttttttttatttcctcttTTCTTGGTCAAGTTCACGCATACTAATTCAAATGGAAAATCAAGTTTAGTTTGGAACTTTGAGAAATATTCCTCTATCAAAGAATTTCATGTAGGATGCATGTTAAAGATTGATTTTTCTTTATGttgaattatgaattatatgaacttattttgactttttttttttttataatcatGCAAAGCACGAACAACTACACTAGTTATATTATATACCTAGAGACCTAGCAGCTAGAAGTTTCTTGAATGTATGAGAAAAGTAACCTATCGACCATTAAATGGCCAACTAAACCAGTTATGTCATGAAGATTATGAAAATGTCTATGTCCTTATCTTCGAGAGCTATTTATTCCAATACTAGAAAagacaattaaaagaaaaaagaaaagaaaagaaagataaggTAGAATAAATTTCTTTCTTGTTTGGGATcataattctttcaaattctAAAGCATTTTACTGATAGAATAAAGAATCTTTCCAGAAAATTAACGTCGAAATGGTCCAACCATATTGGGTCCTCTACTAtccaaaattttattaaattgcaAAATCTTTACAATTAGGAGGTTAAACTATTTTAACAGGAAATGTTTTGTTAATCAGTAGTTACAAGGCTCGaactataatttttctttcttttgatatCATATCAAATTGTGTGAATCACATCATCTAAAAGTTTTGGTTAAGaagattttattatttatttattatctatagTATTTTTAAGACGATTACTAATTACAAGGCATAGGGTGTATTTGGtataaaggaaaatgttttctaTGGAAAATGTttttctagaaaatattttcatggaaaatgagtggttttatcacctattttcccttgtttggttggtgagtgaaaaatattttctagcgTTTGGTTAAAGATTAGAAAATATtcttttaggaaaatatttttatgctactctcttcactcccctccccccacccccaaGTCTCCAAAAATTCACACAAATCTAAAGGAACTAATGTACTGCTTTAATATTTTATGCAAAATAACgttgaaatttgtgctccattactaaaaaaaatactcttttttgtttgaaaaaaaagtactctttctaaaacatgaaaacaaaatacacattttattaaaataaagaaaatatttctacatcataaaaataaaatactcttgttgaaatgaaaaacatactttttttatatcatgaaaagaaaatacttttttttgttgaaatgaaaaaaaattactttttctacataaaaagaaagtttttttgttaaaatgaaaaaataatttttaatatcatgaaaaaaaactcatttgttgaaatgaaaaaaaatactcatttgttgaaataaaaaaactCCATCtataatatgaaaataaaatactattaataatatttttatttagggtgtGGGTGGGGTGGGTAGGTGGGAGTGGGGCGGTGTTGGGTTGGGGCGAGGATGGGGTGTGGGAGTGGGTTGGTGAGGATGAGGAATAAGGTGAGGAAGGTTGAGAAagagttttagaaaatattttcctttctcTTGATAGAAAAAACATTTTCAGAGGAAATtagttcatgagaaaaatattaaacaaaatatttaaactaaccaaacatggaaaaattggaaaatattttccttcgtaccaaacacacccataatgtcattatttttttaatagtATTAACATAGTGATATCCTCAAATTATAAAATAGTCTAATACCGTTTTATGTTTCCGCACCCAATTGCCATAAACTAAATGTAGTTAATGCCAAAACATCTAGACCCCCCATTTCTGTCCATCCGTATTAAATTTGCGAAGATTTTAGAAAGGATCAATAGTTTCAATGAAAATGATGCTCTCTCCGACCAAATAGTAAAATTAATGATTATTCCAAATAATTCAAGGCGGAAGAGAAGGAAGAGTGTATATGGGTGATATCAGAGTTAACACACACCCCAATTTCCCAGTGGATCAAACGAGGTAAGAGTATGAATATATAAGATCGAAATCGAAGCTAGGAACTCTTTGTATCGAGACCCAAGCGGAGTGCTCACCATCGGACCTGATGAGACAACACTCTCCGAACCTAGAAAGAGCTCCGGAACCTCAAAAAATATGGCAAACAGCTATACACGACTAACAGATGGTCGTGATATACACACCCAATCGGATATCACGGTGCAAATCTCGCCCAATGTCGGTAACAGATCAGTAATTAACGAGAAAGGATGAGTTTTACCCTTTTTAGAATTGTAttagggatgaaactctcctactgtATAAAGGGGAAGCTTTTTATTTAAtatgacacattgtaacacgcaaacCAAGGCAATGCAAATTCATTTTTCTGCTTTCTAGCTATTGAAAAGTTCTTATTCTATTATTGTTTCATATACAttttgtgatgatccaaaaggttaTCTTGcgttttagaacccaattcgaGGTTCCGAGGCCTTCAAAATCTCATCTTActtctcctcgatttgcgtgcgtagtccgggcacgtttccggaaaacttttatgtgaaaaatttgagaaaataataattttttcctttaaaagTGATTTTTGGTTGACTGCGGTTAGCATTTTGAGTTAACGGACCCGGAatcgtattttgacggtcccagagggtccttAGTAAAATATgcgacttgggcgtatgctcggaatcgaattccgaggtccctagcccgagtaatgaatttttgttaaaaattattaaactgaaaatctaaggatttaaagaatttGAATAATATTTGATCATGTTGTTacgggcccgtattttgatttcggaacccagtacaggtttaatataatatttaagtcatgtttgaaaattttggtgagaaacgggactgatttgacgtgattcggacgtccggttgtgaaaatagaaatttcaagtGTTCTTATGGATTTCATGTGTTTTAGTATTAAATCCGtaattttagatgttattttggctatttgatcgcacgagtaagttcatatgatgttttaaggcttatgtgcatgtttggtttggggccccgagggctcggatgagttttggataggctatggAGTGTTTTGGAACTTGGGAAAATTGCTGGCACGACTGAACCTATTGCAGTCCTCTgatttcgcaattgcgagattaggCATCACAATGGCGAACCCTGTAGGTTTCACTTTTGCGAGGCTTTTATCGCAATTGCAATCATAAGCTGGACCAGGCAGTCTTCTCAATTGCGAAGacttcttcgcatttgtgaagtaaATATGGGAagggcagtgatcgcaaatgcgatcattttctcgcatttgcggaggttcgtgtttgcaattgagaacataccttcgcaattgcgaaggcagCAGAAGTGTGgggaacttcgcatttgcgatggttcttcgcatttgtgagcttcgcaattgcgaagctcaggtcgcaaatgcgacatctgcagttgTGTAAAAgagacttagacgggattttttattcatttcacaaattttcaaaacctaaattTTATGAGGAGATAGGCTAGTTTTTCCCCAAATCAGaggtaaatgattcttaactcatttatttCAATCGATTaaatctttttacaagatttcatcctagaatctagagTTTTTCATGGTGGAGTTGGGTgttttttgggtagaacttaggaatttcgaaatttggggatttagacctcaaattgaggtcggattccaaaaccaaatgtatatccgggctcgagggtgaataaGTAATCatgttttggtccgaacttcgagctttgaccaagcgggcccggggtcaatttttgactttttgggaaaatattGTGAAActtataattatgcattggaactgatttctttagcgataattgatgttattaaattaattatgactagatacgagtggattggaAGTGGAATCGGGAGGTAATACGGTAATTAAGGCTTGATTTTggtcgtggaatcgaggtaagtgttgtggctaaacttaccttgagggattaggtattgctgccttatttgctatgtgcttgATTGTTGAtatgacgtataggtgaggtgacgagtatctatacattgttgTTGGGTCGTAATATgcgagtgagtcttatacttgtgaCCATTGTATTCTTTATTCGTACGGTTCATGCTTAGATTGGTTATTCTTCATGTTAAACAAATCTTATCACATTTTTCCTGAAATTGATATTGGTTAAGTGTTGACTAAAGTTGAGATTTATGTTGTGAAGTTAAATATTAAACTGAGGTCGGTTATTGACAATTCCCTTGCCAGGTTGATATTGTTCtattgtttgggtaaggaagagtataACGCATGAAGGGTAATGCTGTGCAATGTATTGtgagtgagtgataatgcacgaagggtgatgtcgtaccatattctgtgagtgataatgcacgaagggtgatgtcatgccatgcTATGAGAgagataatgcacgaagggtgatgtcgtgccatgctatgagagagttaatgcacgaagtgtgattccgtgccatgttatgagagttattgcatgaagggtgatgtcgtgccgtttcttcTGTTTTCTTATGgcgagaatgagagtaaaagcacgaagggtgatgatgtgtaCTTGTTGTTGTATAATTACTTCTGTTGGTACAAAGCATGATATTTATTGTGTTCCTTTATTGTACTACTTTCAAGACTTAATATTTCCCCTCGGCAtgttttcccccttcccaatattatatgttaaattttcgtttattgttattttctcgtatataatttaactgcacatgttcatgttattgtcgtgtcctagcctcgtcactacttcaccgaagTTAGACTCGACACcaaccagtatatggggtcggttgtactgatactgcattctgcactttctgtgcTGATTTCAGTACTAGACTGCACTAATCAGAGTAGGGTTGCTGAATTCAATCcatcaggagacccaaggtagatctgccggcgttcgcagatCCTAGAGTCCCCTTCCATTTATCTTAgtttccttgttttcttttatttcgaGAACATATGTATTTTCTTTAAACCAGTATTTGCAGTAACTCTTAGACGTTTGTGGATTGTaacaccagattttgggtagtCGTGTATTGATGTTTAGACTATTATAAACTTTCGTATTTTATTAAAtcgttatgttttaaattattgcCATTTAGTGAATTTCGTAAAAAAGTAGCGTATTTAATTTTTTACATGATGGCTTGCCTAGCAATCTATtggttaggctccatcacgatcctgacggtggaaaatccgggtcgtgacacatttgGCTTCGAACCAAGGGTCCGATCGAGGGCTAAATTACTATTCAACCCAAATTTGAGTTCGGACGTAACATCACAATTAGTTTggttatttattatatatttaactCGTTTATCTAACAATGTTGATCCAAAGCAAGCCTCATGGATGGTACAGAAGATACTGAAAGCCAAACAATACTTTGAGGAAGTTGGATATACAGAGGAGGATGTAGAGGGAATGAGGAGTTTCTCCATCAAAACCATGTATGCAAAAATTAGAGGTGAATTGCTAGAGTGTCATGAAGGAAGCTGCTATGCAACAATGCTGGATTGCCAAAATGGATGTTCACAGTACTTCTGGCTGCTCATAGAAGACTGTTGACTAAAGACAGATTGAGGGGATGGGGCTATGTGGAAGATACAACTTGTTCACTATGTAACACCTGAGGAGGAAACCATTGATCATCTATTCTTTAGCTGTCCTTATTCTTCAAGAGTATGGACAACAATGCTATAATGGCAAGGGATTCATAGGCAAACAATGACATGAACTAATGAAATCGAGTGGGCAGAGAGATACTATAAGGGAAGGAGCACAACAGCTGAACTATATATACTAACTCTTGCAGGTAGTATGTACTATTTATGGCAAGAGAGGAATGGCAGAATTTTCAAAGGAGAATAGCGATCAGCAACAATGCTAAGTAAAGTAATAACACAAGATGTGCGTAGTCGAGGAGCTACTAAGAAGCAACTACAACGAAGATTGATGGAGCTCAACTACTATCCTAATGTACAAATAAATGTTATACCTAGTAGTATAGTAGTTAGTCTTGAGGACAGTGAATTGAATGGCTAAAATCTGGGGCTTATGTCCAGATTAAGCTTGAACACTACATTGTAGATATTACTGGTAAATAGAAGTTTTTTAACTACAAAAaaaatccacatatccttaaaatcggatataaatttaattataatccgttttaagggtaaatagtttggcgcccaccatagGGCTGAGGATAATAGTGGTGTTTTGaaacaaatctccataacacactctattttacgcttgttctttaaggTCTCAATTTCAGGTCAGCTTAAAAATGTCAAGTTCTTAGTAAactcacttgaacgttgaggcCGAGTTTGGCAATCATGGGGAAAACAATAATTTGGTGCTTAGTAATGAGGTTCCCCCGATTGATCCCAACGGACTCCCAGTTGCCGATCCGATCGACGCCAATTCATAGGTTGCTATTGATGTCAACCTGTCAActgaccccgaaaatagcattcACGGAGGTTCCCAATCAACAGTTCGAGAAACACAGAGGGTAAAGGTGATGGGGTAAGCCTGCAGCTAATCTTTGAAATATTGCATGCTCAACAGACAGCGGTAGCATAGCTACAGAATCAAGGCCACACCCCTGGCAGGGTCGAGCCCAGAAAGTCCCGAGAGAACACCGAAGCAACGAACAAACCACCGAGAGGTCGGTGAAGCCGAGCTCGGAGTCAGTCTTGaaataatgaaaatgcataaggCATTAGCGAAGTGGGTGGAATCAGGTGAACAGAAAATTGAGGCCAATGAGAAGAAGGTGAAAACATACAATTCTAGGGTCGACCAAAACCTAGAAGCACCCCTGATATTGAAGTGGCCGGATTCCAAGAAGTTTTTCTAGAAGCCTTTTCCTCTGAGAGCGGCACCAAAACCGATCCCTAAGAGGTTACATATGCCCGATATTTCAATAGATAATGGAATCACGAACCTGAATGAGCATGTGGCTTCCTATACATGCCGGATCAAAGGAAacaacttggaagatgatgaaatcgagtcgGTGTTACTAAAAATATTCAGGGAAACTTTGTCCAaaggagcaatgatttggtaccACAACTTACCCTCAAGTtccattgactcgtttgctatgctcgCAGATGCTTTTGTGAAGGGtcatgccggggccatcaaggtcgagactagaAAATTGGACCTTTTTAAGGTTAAACAAAGAaacaacgagatgctcagggagttcatatcaaggtttcaaatggaacggatagATCTGCCTCCAGTTGAGGATGATTGGGTCATTCAGGCATTCACTCAAGGACTTAATCCCCGAAGCTCCTTGGTTTCGCAGCAGATAAACAAAATTTGGTAGAGTACCCGACAATAACTTGGGTCGACATCCACAATAGGTACCAATCAAACATAAGAGCTGAGGATGACCAACTTAGAGCCCCTTCTAGGTCCGCTTATCCCATCAGAGCCAACAATAGGTCTAAGAGAGTCATCAATCATGAGCCAAGACAGGTCCGGGATCAATAACAGTCAGACAATGCAGATTGAAAGGGAAATGGGCCTGGGCATCAGCCCACAAGGAACAAAAAGAGAGGCTATCGAAGGCTTAGTAGCCGAGGTCTGATGAGCAAAAAATGATTTCAATAGGCCGCTTGGGGCTAGAGAAGAACCAAGATTGTTAGAATCAACATCGTATCAGCCATCAAGTATATCAAGGAAGCCAAGCAACCCCGACCATTGCAGTCTGACCCTACCCAAAGAGATCCTaacttgatgtgcaagtatcatggcactaaGGATTGCCGACAAATGAGAGAAGAAGTTTCCCGGTTGCTCAATAATGGGCACCTCCAAAAATTTCTGAGCGATCGacccaaaaatcacttcaggaatagggacgCCAACATGATAATTTGATGGGTCAATATCCCCCAAGGACCAATGATAAAGCACActaaagtatctatcacaagggaaaaaaGTACCCGAGATTATGTCCCGGAGGGAAACATCTCGTTCAACGACGAGGATTCTGAGGGCATCATGCAAACACATAATGATTTctagtaatatccgtacttatcaataaatctcgagttaaacatGTATTTATTGATccaagtagctcggccaacatcactGGATCGAGGGTTGTAGAGCAGTTGGGGGTTACAAGACCAAATAATGCTGGCGGTCCGGGTGTTgaacggatttaacatggcataCAAAAAATCTAAAGGGGAGAGAACCCTGCTAGTGAACACTACAGGAATGATCCAAGAGACAAAGTTCTATGTGATCtaaggggacatgaggtataacgccctaTCGGAAGGCCATGGGTTCATAATATAAGGGCGGTACCTTCAACCTTACACCAGGCACTGAAGTTCCCTATACCGGGAGGAGTCAAGATGGTCCGCAGAGAGCACCTGAcagcaaaggaaatgtttgtggTCGATGAGGTAATCTCGGTGACTGCGGTTTCGACATCAAAGATCTGAAGCTGACCAAAAAGGATgaaattaaatagcaatcaccgacgcCGGCCCCAGCCGAACCGGAGGAGAGAGGAGTAACTCCTGATGATACCAACGCTACCAAATCGACAGTCGAggagttggagcaagtcatattgatcgaacatcTACTAGATCGAAAGATATACTTGAGCaaggggttaactcccgagctcataAAAAacttattgaatttcttaaatctaACATAGTCTGTTTCGCTTGGTCTCACCTTGACATGAAAGGGATCCCCCTAAAAGTGACCACTCATAAGCTCTGTTTGGACCCAAAGTTCCACACGGTTAAATAGAAGAGGAGACAAAAACCCGAGGTcgagcatgcattcatcaaggacgaggtatataaacttcttaaaatagggtcaattcgggaagttaaatacccggattgattagctaacatagtggtagtacctaaaaaaggaaataagctAAAAATATGTGT
Proteins encoded in this region:
- the LOC107830982 gene encoding uncharacterized protein LOC107830982 isoform X1, translated to MSQSVHSTSQLAPMDQAASQPAAAVYSASLPSRSVHSTSHPAPTHQNSSQPAPIFQTAFRKHFGSHWTVEAIDSEENVKKLKVKVKEVLNLTCEEGIVVDFDYLDEPFGDAHNLLSGFCEILTCDCTLFPIHCEKWASLPLSYFNRVFDQIIKPKFFFKTTESVARQHVYKSIGKKWAANKLNLWSAYENPLKSRAEIIDNVPDGVPRYQWISFVDYQYKEAKVICENIELALSQSTMDESQIFPNDVVGKVLVKEHSGRVRYLRLGPAPSRVFKQVRPRFGGTSASSSEGSCSSQCQQNHIQMMNAHNQMMNALNQMMNAFKTYMIMKEGTIPKQFAGFFTSPSIVSPTTVSKVLQFFQLKFVCLQR